The following are from one region of the Eubacterium sp. MSJ-33 genome:
- a CDS encoding cell division protein ZapA, with translation MANKVDIPVVINGKVYTLSGYEGEDYLQNVATYINGKIAECKTSDQYRRMNTEYQGILLALNIADDYFKAKNQADSMVTEDSNKEQQLYDLRHEVIESQIKLESSARMIEEYKEQINALQRKIIQLEAEKNRNE, from the coding sequence ATGGCAAACAAAGTGGATATCCCGGTTGTCATCAACGGGAAGGTATATACATTAAGCGGATACGAAGGTGAGGATTATCTTCAGAATGTCGCAACCTATATAAACGGTAAGATTGCAGAATGTAAAACTTCTGACCAATATCGTCGCATGAATACAGAATATCAGGGTATTTTGCTTGCATTGAATATTGCGGATGATTATTTCAAGGCGAAAAATCAAGCAGATTCCATGGTGACAGAGGATAGCAACAAAGAACAACAGTTATATGATCTTCGCCATGAAGTGATTGAATCCCAGATTAAATTAGAGAGTTCCGCCCGCATGATTGAAGAATATAAGGAACAGATTAACGCATTGCAGCGAAAGATTATTCAGTTAGAGGCAGAGAAAAACCGAAATGAATAA
- a CDS encoding peptidase U32 family protein — protein sequence MNNNHKKIEVLAPCGSYDILIAAIHAGADACYIGGNCFGARAYAENFDQETIVKAVSYAHLHGVKVYLTVNTLLKQNELSELYDYIKPFYESGGDALIIQDLGVFSYVRAQFPDIDIHCSTQMNITSRYGAKLMKEQGASRVVTAREMSLAEIRDIKEHVDIEVETFVHGAMCYSYSGQCLMSSLAGGRSGNRGRCAQPCRKCYDNSYLLSMKDMCALFYIPELIEAGIDSLKIEGRMKNAYYVASTVHAYRTMVDDYQKGHFNKKKAESLAFELANIYNRGGFSDGYFFRHNGPEMISFARPNNQGVAIGTLEQIGKGTVTMRLQEDVYPQDVLELATIDDDFVEITSSKVGKAGQSLTLNCPKTRQLKKTQILYRTKCPHILNHVQEDYIDKFAKIPITFTLNAHIGMPISVTVQRELSGTNYEATLTSQIVEQSQKQNASYDMIKKPFSQLGNTEYILNDFVCDIDRNVFLPNSVLKNMRRDVLEKLEDNILTAQRREASGKLAWDAIYDTRNVEKNPNIPTTEHITDHIISVSDFSQFLAVKKMLLQTKLKVDAITVPDTIYADCIKQAPASISIYIELPHVIHSDYALHLQETQIRGIYIRNIDELAILNDLELPSGCRILCDAGLYCYNRLAHAFIKGLLSSPVAFITPRELKLDELATLAKEPLCLMLYEYQPVMISANCVKKSKQHCTKKDGLLSITDERGNTFYARTYCKYCYNVIYNKVPYSILDKYKEPDFSDLHSAGYMMRFTIETEDQTVQILRILTGEDSRLKEKTGGHLYRGVL from the coding sequence ATGAATAACAATCATAAAAAAATTGAAGTGCTCGCACCTTGCGGGTCCTATGACATTTTAATTGCCGCTATACATGCAGGTGCAGATGCCTGCTATATTGGCGGCAATTGTTTTGGTGCACGAGCATATGCAGAAAACTTTGATCAGGAAACAATCGTAAAAGCGGTTTCCTATGCACATCTGCATGGTGTAAAAGTTTATCTGACAGTAAATACATTATTAAAGCAAAATGAACTATCTGAATTATATGATTATATCAAACCATTCTATGAATCAGGCGGAGATGCACTGATTATTCAGGATCTTGGTGTCTTCTCCTATGTAAGAGCGCAGTTTCCGGATATTGACATCCATTGCAGCACACAGATGAATATTACATCCCGTTATGGTGCAAAGCTTATGAAAGAGCAGGGGGCATCCAGAGTTGTCACAGCCCGGGAGATGTCTCTTGCGGAAATTCGTGATATCAAAGAACACGTAGATATCGAAGTGGAAACCTTCGTTCACGGAGCCATGTGCTATTCTTATAGCGGACAATGTCTGATGAGTTCTCTTGCCGGTGGCAGAAGCGGAAATCGCGGACGTTGCGCTCAGCCATGCAGAAAATGTTACGATAACAGCTATTTGCTGTCTATGAAGGATATGTGTGCACTTTTCTATATTCCGGAACTCATAGAAGCCGGTATCGATTCTTTAAAAATTGAAGGTCGTATGAAAAATGCCTACTATGTGGCATCAACCGTTCATGCATACCGTACAATGGTAGACGACTATCAAAAAGGACATTTTAACAAAAAGAAAGCAGAATCGCTTGCCTTTGAACTGGCAAATATTTATAACCGTGGTGGTTTTTCTGATGGATATTTCTTCCGTCACAATGGGCCGGAGATGATTTCATTTGCACGGCCAAACAATCAGGGCGTTGCAATCGGAACACTGGAACAGATCGGTAAAGGAACAGTTACCATGCGTTTGCAGGAAGATGTATATCCACAGGATGTATTAGAATTGGCAACTATTGACGATGATTTTGTTGAGATTACTTCATCAAAAGTCGGAAAAGCAGGACAATCCCTGACATTAAACTGCCCTAAAACCAGGCAGCTGAAAAAAACACAGATCCTATATCGAACAAAATGCCCGCATATTCTAAACCATGTACAGGAAGATTATATCGATAAATTTGCTAAAATACCGATTACTTTTACTTTGAACGCTCACATTGGCATGCCAATATCTGTAACAGTCCAAAGAGAATTATCGGGAACCAATTATGAAGCTACGCTTACAAGCCAGATTGTAGAGCAAAGTCAAAAGCAAAATGCGTCATACGATATGATCAAAAAGCCGTTTTCCCAGCTTGGAAATACGGAATATATACTAAATGATTTTGTTTGCGATATTGATAGAAATGTATTTTTACCAAACAGCGTACTAAAAAATATGCGCAGGGATGTGTTAGAAAAACTGGAAGATAATATTTTAACCGCTCAGCGCCGGGAGGCATCCGGGAAACTCGCATGGGATGCAATTTATGACACACGAAATGTCGAAAAAAATCCAAATATTCCAACTACAGAACATATAACAGATCATATTATCAGTGTATCCGATTTCTCACAGTTTCTGGCTGTAAAGAAAATGCTTTTACAAACGAAACTGAAAGTTGATGCAATCACGGTTCCTGATACAATATATGCCGATTGCATAAAACAGGCTCCCGCATCAATATCTATCTATATAGAACTGCCACATGTCATTCACTCAGATTACGCGTTACATTTGCAAGAAACGCAAATCCGTGGTATATATATTAGAAACATTGATGAACTGGCAATTTTAAACGATTTGGAACTGCCATCCGGATGCAGGATATTATGTGATGCCGGTCTGTATTGTTACAACCGTCTGGCGCATGCATTTATAAAAGGATTGCTTTCTTCTCCGGTTGCTTTTATAACTCCAAGAGAACTAAAGCTGGATGAATTAGCCACGCTTGCAAAAGAGCCTCTCTGCCTGATGCTCTATGAATACCAGCCTGTTATGATTTCTGCGAATTGTGTGAAGAAATCAAAACAGCATTGTACGAAGAAAGATGGTCTGCTTTCCATCACAGATGAGAGAGGGAATACTTTTTATGCAAGAACATACTGCAAATATTGTTACAATGTAATTTACAACAAAGTTCCATATTCTATATTGGATAAATATAAAGAACCCGATTTTTCTGACTTGCATTCTGCCGGTTATATGATGCGTTTCACAATCGAAACAGAAGACCAGACAGTACAGATTCTTCGCATTCTGACAGGAGAAGACAGCAGACTCAAAGAGAAGACGGGCGGACATTTATATCGAGGTGTATTATAA
- a CDS encoding FtsW/RodA/SpoVE family cell cycle protein: MVNIICEISKYLVLLFMVLYTVKCFSVLSSKDEEKKRKNLNKQIGYVFMIHFLCYLILYLRLGELKIVIFYVAQIFVAILYMVLYHSIYKDSSRLLTNNAAFLLLIGYIMLTRLSFSLAVKQFIMATAGLIITAFIPYIMLKWKKMKDLGVFYGITGLIFLVTVFIPGLGSEKYGSRNWIHIGSFSLQPMEFVKILFVFFVASMLVKASTFKELFVNAVISAAFMGVLVLEKDLGAAVIFYITYVLMVYVATSRPVFLIGGISLGAGAVMLGYTLFKDSLFRHVMVRVHAWQNPFADIDGGGYQLSQSLFAIGTGGYTGSGLTQGAAGSIPVSESDFIFSAICEELGVIFGLAMILVIVSIFISFANVAMKCKEPFYKYVALGFSSIYIVQCFLNLGGVTKFIPSTGVTLPLVSYGVSSVLSTLILFAVAQGVYLISSSEAVKYEREKEKARQKLREQQQQPAINTGRRADRERKTTN, from the coding sequence ATGGTCAACATTATCTGTGAAATTTCAAAGTATCTGGTTTTGCTGTTTATGGTTTTATATACTGTAAAATGCTTTTCTGTACTTTCGTCAAAAGACGAAGAAAAAAAGAGAAAAAATCTGAATAAGCAGATTGGATATGTTTTCATGATCCATTTCCTGTGTTATTTGATTTTGTATCTGCGGTTAGGAGAACTGAAAATCGTAATTTTTTATGTTGCCCAGATCTTTGTAGCCATATTATATATGGTGCTGTATCACAGCATCTACAAAGACTCCTCAAGGCTTCTGACAAACAATGCAGCATTTCTTTTATTAATCGGATATATTATGTTAACGAGATTAAGCTTCAGTCTTGCAGTCAAACAGTTTATCATGGCAACTGCAGGTCTTATCATCACAGCATTTATCCCATATATCATGCTGAAATGGAAGAAGATGAAGGATCTCGGTGTGTTCTATGGGATTACAGGTCTGATTTTCCTTGTTACAGTATTTATACCGGGGCTTGGAAGCGAAAAATATGGTTCCAGAAACTGGATTCATATCGGAAGTTTTTCACTTCAACCGATGGAGTTTGTTAAGATATTATTCGTATTTTTTGTAGCATCCATGCTGGTAAAAGCAAGCACCTTTAAAGAACTTTTTGTGAATGCAGTAATCTCTGCCGCATTTATGGGTGTTTTAGTTTTGGAAAAGGACTTAGGTGCAGCCGTTATTTTTTACATAACCTATGTACTGATGGTTTATGTAGCGACTTCCCGGCCAGTATTTCTAATTGGTGGAATCTCGCTTGGGGCAGGAGCTGTCATGCTTGGATACACGTTGTTTAAAGATTCGCTGTTCCGGCACGTCATGGTCCGGGTTCATGCCTGGCAGAATCCATTTGCAGACATTGATGGTGGCGGATATCAGTTATCCCAGTCACTTTTCGCAATTGGAACCGGCGGATATACAGGTTCCGGTCTGACACAGGGCGCAGCCGGAAGCATACCGGTTAGTGAGAGTGATTTTATATTCTCCGCAATCTGTGAAGAATTAGGTGTCATCTTTGGATTGGCGATGATTCTTGTTATTGTCAGCATTTTTATCTCATTTGCCAATGTGGCAATGAAATGCAAAGAACCATTTTATAAATACGTTGCCCTTGGATTTTCAAGTATTTATATTGTGCAGTGTTTCCTGAATCTTGGCGGTGTTACCAAATTTATCCCGTCAACCGGAGTTACACTTCCACTTGTAAGTTATGGTGTAAGTTCTGTATTAAGCACTTTGATCCTGTTTGCAGTTGCACAGGGGGTCTATCTAATAAGCAGTAGTGAGGCAGTGAAATATGAGCGAGAAAAAGAAAAAGCAAGACAAAAACTCCGCGAACAACAGCAACAGCCGGCCATTAACACCGGAAGAAGAGCTGATCGCGAAAGAAAAACAACGAATTAA